DNA from Pseudomonas putida:
GATCGTCGCCGCGCTGAACGTGAGCGCGGCGATCGCCGGCATCGAGAAACTGATCGGGCACAAGTTCCTCAACGCCGACGTGTACTTCATCGATTACCTGCCGTCGCAGATCCAGGCCCAGGACGTGTACATGGTCTGCGGTGCGGCGCTGGTCCTGAGTTTCTTCGCCACCCTGTACCCGGCCTGGCGTGCGGCCCGCACCCAGCCTGCAGAGGCGCTACGTTATGAGTGAGTCGCGCATGAGTGATAAAGCCGTTCTGAGTTGCCGCAACCTGGGCAAGTCCTACGACGAGGGCCCGGAGTCGGTGCAGGTGCTGTCCGGCCTCAACCTGGAGCTGCACGCCGGTGAGCGTATCGCCATCGTCGGCAGCTCGGGCTCTGGCAAGAGCACCTTGCTCAACCTGCTGGGTGGCCTCGATCGGCCGACCCAAGGCAGCGTGTGGCTGGCGGGCGAAGAGCTGTCCGCGCTAGGCGAGCGTGCCCGTGGCCTGCTGCGCAACCGTGAGTTGGGCTTTGTCTATCAGTTTCACCACCTGCTGCCAGAGTTCACCGCCATCGAGAACGTGTGCATGCCGCTGCTGATCGGCCGCACGCCCATCCCCGAGGCCCGTGAGCGTGCCGAGGCGCTGCTCAAGCGCGTAGGCCTGGGCCACCGTTTGAACCACAAACCGGCCGAGCTGTCCGGTGGCGAGCGCCAGCGCGTGGCGATTGCCCGAGCGCTGGTCAACCGCCCTGGCCTGGTGATGCTCGACGAGCCGACCGGCAACCTCGACCACCATACCGCTCAGGGCATTCAGGAACTGATGCAGGAGCTGTCCAGCGCCTCGCGCACGGCATTCCTGGTGGTTACCCATGACCTCAACCTGGCGCGGCAGATGGACCGTGTATTGAAGCTCGACGACGGCCATCTGGTGGCGATCTGATCGACTGCTCGGGGTGGCTGGTGCCGCCCCGTTTTCCTGTTTTCATTGGGTGATTTCGTACATGTTCAGACCCTTGCCCATTTTTATCGGCGCGCGCTACACCCGAGCCAAGCGTCGCAACCACTTCATCTCGTTCATCTCGATGACGTCGATGATCGGCCTGTCGCTGGGCGTGCTGGCGATGATCGTGGTGCTGTCGGTGATGAACGGCTTTCAGCGCGAAATGAGCTCGCGCATTCTCGGGTTGGTGCCGCATGCCGCCATCCTTGGCGTGCAGCCATTGGACGATTGGCACAAGGTGGCCGACGCTGCCATGCAGAACCCGGCGGTGATGGCGGTGGCGCCGATTACCGAGATGGAAGGCATGCTGTCGTATAAAGGTGCGATGCAGCCGATTCAGGTGGGTGGTATCGACCCGGCCGAGGAGGGCAAGGTCTCGATCGTTGGCCAGCACATCGTGCAGGGCCGCTTGCAAGACCTGCAGCCAGGTGAGTTCGGTGTGGTCATCGGTGAGCTGACGGCGCGGCGTTTTCGTCTGAACACTGGCGACAAACTGACCTTGATCGTGCCGGAAATCAGCAAGGAGCCGGGTGGCATTACCCCGCGCATGCAGCGCCTGACGGTGGTCGGGATCTTCAAGGTCGGTGCCGAGCTGGATGGTTCGCAGGCCTATATCCATGTGGCTGATGCTGCCGAGATGCAACGCTGGGCGCCTGGCCAGGTGCAGGGCGTGCGCCTGAAGCTGCATGACCTGTATGCCGCGCCGCAGGTGTCCAAGGCAATTGCTGCAGGGCTCGGCGACGCCTACCGCGCCGATGACTGGTCGCACACCCAGGGCAGCCTGTTCAGCGCCATGAAAATGGAGAAGACCATGATCGGCCTGCTGCTGATGATGATCATCGCGGTGGCGGCGTTCAATATCATCGCCACCCTGGTGATGGTGGTGAACGACAAGGGGCCGGACATTGCCATCCTGCGTACCTTGGGCGCCACGCCAGCGCAGATCATGGGCACGTTCATGGTTCAGGGCAGCCTGATTGGTGTTGTCGGGACGCTGATCGGCGGCGTGCTGGGCGTGATTGCGGCGTTCAATGTCAGTCAAATCGTTG
Protein-coding regions in this window:
- the lolD gene encoding lipoprotein-releasing ABC transporter ATP-binding protein LolD codes for the protein MSDKAVLSCRNLGKSYDEGPESVQVLSGLNLELHAGERIAIVGSSGSGKSTLLNLLGGLDRPTQGSVWLAGEELSALGERARGLLRNRELGFVYQFHHLLPEFTAIENVCMPLLIGRTPIPEARERAEALLKRVGLGHRLNHKPAELSGGERQRVAIARALVNRPGLVMLDEPTGNLDHHTAQGIQELMQELSSASRTAFLVVTHDLNLARQMDRVLKLDDGHLVAI
- a CDS encoding lipoprotein-releasing ABC transporter permease subunit: MFRPLPIFIGARYTRAKRRNHFISFISMTSMIGLSLGVLAMIVVLSVMNGFQREMSSRILGLVPHAAILGVQPLDDWHKVADAAMQNPAVMAVAPITEMEGMLSYKGAMQPIQVGGIDPAEEGKVSIVGQHIVQGRLQDLQPGEFGVVIGELTARRFRLNTGDKLTLIVPEISKEPGGITPRMQRLTVVGIFKVGAELDGSQAYIHVADAAEMQRWAPGQVQGVRLKLHDLYAAPQVSKAIAAGLGDAYRADDWSHTQGSLFSAMKMEKTMIGLLLMMIIAVAAFNIIATLVMVVNDKGPDIAILRTLGATPAQIMGTFMVQGSLIGVVGTLIGGVLGVIAAFNVSQIVGWLERVSGQHIFTSDVYFVSSLPSQLQWGDVAMICTAGLVMSFLATIYPAYRASQVQPAIGLAV